The proteins below are encoded in one region of Methanosarcina barkeri 3:
- a CDS encoding nitrous oxide reductase family maturation protein NosD, translating to MKIKVYFSVVFVCLMLTAGTAEADTVTVSKNDEANYTIIQEAINNVKDGDTILVYSGNFTENVIVNKSVSIKSNSGNPDDTIIQSSNPGEHIFNVTEDDVTISGFKITGANNIVTSPIAGVHLEGVNNSIISNNKLSNNIVGIDLQSSDYNMLNNNTVSDNERGISLTNSNGNDLINNDAFNNRFGIYFWGSKNNVLSYNNASSNEEDGIWIEDGSNNNILKNNMVSNSDDGILITESSNNNTMSGNNVTLSLVGVQITDSSDNMIKNNFISNNSRTGVSIIRNSSNNTVKDNFLSNNSESIVTEGPTNQIYNNKIKEGKIHDTNASQTVFICPFLIVVIFGIAFIFLRKE from the coding sequence ATGAAAATTAAAGTTTATTTTTCAGTGGTGTTTGTTTGTCTAATGTTAACTGCAGGCACCGCAGAAGCAGATACTGTCACAGTGAGCAAAAATGATGAAGCGAATTACACAATAATTCAGGAAGCTATCAATAATGTAAAAGATGGCGATACAATTCTTGTTTACAGTGGGAACTTCACGGAAAATGTGATTGTTAATAAATCCGTGTCCATAAAATCTAACTCTGGCAATCCAGATGATACCATAATTCAGTCTTCCAATCCTGGAGAACATATCTTCAATGTGACTGAGGACGACGTAACTATCAGTGGCTTTAAAATTACTGGTGCCAATAACATTGTTACATCTCCAATCGCTGGAGTGCATCTCGAAGGAGTTAATAACAGCATTATTAGTAACAACAAGTTATCAAACAACATAGTCGGTATAGATCTCCAGAGTTCCGATTATAACATGCTGAACAACAACACTGTTTCTGATAATGAGAGAGGCATTAGTCTTACAAATTCTAATGGCAATGATCTCATCAATAATGATGCTTTTAACAACCGTTTTGGCATCTACTTTTGGGGCTCCAAAAATAATGTTTTGAGTTATAATAATGCAAGTTCGAATGAAGAAGACGGTATCTGGATTGAAGATGGCAGTAATAACAACATACTGAAAAACAATATGGTCTCAAATAGTGATGACGGTATTCTAATTACTGAGTCCAGCAATAACAACACAATGTCAGGTAACAATGTAACTTTGAGCCTCGTTGGAGTTCAAATAACTGATTCCAGCGATAATATGATCAAAAACAATTTCATATCAAACAACAGCCGTACTGGAGTTTCAATAATAAGGAATTCCAGCAATAATACAGTTAAAGATAATTTCCTGTCAAATAACAGTGAAAGTATCGTAACGGAAGGCCCTACCAACCAAATCTACAATAATAAAATTAAGGAAGGCAAAATCCATGATACGAATGCTTCACAGACAGTGTTTATCTGTCCTTTCCTGATAGTTGTTATATTTGGAATAGCATTTATATTCTTGAGAAAAGAGTAG
- a CDS encoding 30S ribosomal protein S6e — protein sequence MANFKVVVSDPKDGRAYQIDLKDAEANALIGKSIGNVVDGSIFGLAGYKVKITGGCDGSGFVMKPDLPGPRRQRILMAVGVGYVPKLPGQRRRKMVRGKEIAPDIVQINAKVVEYGSKSIKALLGLEAAEEAPAEAPAE from the coding sequence ATGGCTAACTTCAAAGTTGTAGTTTCTGACCCTAAAGACGGGCGTGCTTACCAGATCGATTTAAAAGACGCTGAAGCAAATGCATTAATTGGAAAGTCAATAGGCAACGTTGTAGACGGTTCAATTTTCGGCCTGGCCGGCTACAAAGTCAAGATCACAGGTGGGTGTGACGGTAGCGGTTTTGTTATGAAACCCGACCTTCCAGGTCCCAGAAGACAGAGGATTCTGATGGCAGTAGGTGTGGGCTATGTCCCTAAACTTCCAGGACAGCGCAGGAGAAAGATGGTCCGCGGCAAGGAAATCGCCCCTGACATCGTTCAGATCAATGCAAAAGTCGTTGAGTACGGAAGCAAATCCATAAAAGCTCTTCTTGGCCTCGAAGCTGCAGAAGAAGCTCCAGCAGAAGCTCCGGCAGAGTAA
- the ndk gene encoding nucleoside-diphosphate kinase, producing MEQTYVMVKPDGVQRGLVGEIISRIEKRGLKLVALRMNVISEATAKEHYSEHAAKPFFPGLVGFITSGPSVSMVVAGKDAIRVMRAINGATNPVDAAPGTIRGDFALDVGRNVIHASDSPEAAAREIAIHFKDSEIGNYSRIDEVCLYE from the coding sequence ATGGAACAGACATACGTTATGGTAAAGCCTGACGGAGTCCAGCGTGGGCTGGTAGGAGAGATAATTTCCAGAATCGAGAAGCGAGGTCTGAAGCTCGTTGCCCTCAGGATGAATGTTATCAGTGAAGCCACTGCAAAAGAGCATTACAGTGAACATGCAGCCAAGCCTTTCTTCCCAGGCCTTGTCGGATTCATTACGTCTGGCCCTTCAGTTTCAATGGTAGTTGCAGGAAAAGATGCAATTCGGGTTATGAGGGCTATAAACGGGGCTACAAATCCTGTAGATGCGGCTCCCGGAACAATCCGTGGGGACTTTGCTCTGGATGTAGGCAGAAATGTAATTCATGCCTCCGATTCCCCAGAAGCTGCAGCAAGGGAAATTGCAATTCACTTTAAGGACTCCGAAATCGGGAACTATTCCAGGATCGACGAGGTCTGTCTGTACGAATAA
- the infB gene encoding translation initiation factor IF-2 codes for MADKKNLRTPIVCVMGHVDHGKTTLLDKIRGTAIVSGEAGAITQHIGATEVPIDVIINKLGDPRLRDRFIVPGLLFIDTPGHHAFTTLRSRGGALADLAIVVVDINEGFKPQTYESLQILKRFKTPFVVVANKIDRINGWVSQKDLPFAATFKKQSEDVQSRLETKLYEVIGELYNQGFAAERYDRVTNFQKTLGVVPVSAVTGEGIPDVLMVLLGLAQKFLEVNLQYSAEGPGVGTVLEVKEEKGLGATLDIILYDGTLKKGDTVVIGSLGEPIQTKVRALLKPRELSEIRYESKFKQVNKVTAAAGVKISAPGLEGALAGSPIRVATEETLDEIVAQVKSEIDEVRIDTGSVGIMIKADTLGSLEALVHEFQKDEVPIRKAEVGDISHRDAIEASTVEDPLYSVIIGFNVKVHPDARDFLQESTVKVFTSDVIYRLVEDYQKYVKEQQEQAEKKIFETIIRPGKFKILPGCIFRQSKPAVVGVRVLGGVVRTNADVMLENGNVVGKIKGLQIEGDNIPSAGVGKEVAMAIEGATVGRQIKEEDVLYINVPERHAKVLEHEIYDSLSTDEKETLEIFLSLKRKDNPFWAK; via the coding sequence ATGGCCGACAAGAAAAATTTGAGGACTCCTATAGTCTGCGTGATGGGGCACGTCGACCACGGGAAAACAACTTTACTTGACAAGATCAGAGGTACTGCAATTGTCAGTGGAGAAGCCGGTGCCATCACCCAGCATATCGGGGCAACTGAAGTCCCAATAGATGTAATTATCAACAAGCTTGGAGACCCAAGGCTTCGGGATAGGTTTATAGTTCCAGGACTGCTCTTTATTGATACGCCTGGACATCATGCTTTTACAACTCTCAGGAGCAGGGGAGGCGCTCTTGCCGATCTTGCAATCGTTGTAGTGGACATAAACGAAGGCTTCAAGCCCCAGACCTACGAAAGTCTGCAGATCTTAAAGCGGTTCAAAACTCCTTTTGTTGTTGTTGCGAATAAGATTGACAGGATTAACGGCTGGGTTTCGCAAAAAGACCTGCCTTTTGCGGCTACTTTCAAAAAACAGTCCGAAGACGTTCAGTCCCGCCTTGAGACAAAACTCTACGAAGTCATCGGCGAGTTATACAACCAGGGCTTTGCAGCTGAAAGGTATGACAGGGTTACGAACTTCCAGAAAACCCTGGGTGTAGTGCCTGTAAGTGCTGTGACAGGCGAAGGAATCCCTGATGTTCTGATGGTACTTCTTGGTCTGGCTCAGAAATTCCTTGAAGTAAATCTGCAGTACAGTGCCGAAGGTCCCGGAGTTGGTACTGTCCTTGAGGTTAAGGAAGAAAAAGGCCTTGGTGCGACCCTGGACATTATTCTCTATGACGGCACTTTAAAAAAGGGCGATACTGTTGTTATCGGAAGCCTGGGAGAACCAATCCAGACAAAGGTACGGGCTCTCTTAAAACCCAGGGAACTTTCCGAGATTCGTTACGAGAGCAAGTTCAAGCAGGTAAATAAGGTTACTGCTGCTGCTGGTGTAAAGATTTCGGCTCCTGGCCTCGAAGGTGCGCTTGCAGGATCTCCAATAAGGGTTGCTACCGAAGAAACTCTTGATGAGATTGTAGCTCAGGTAAAATCCGAGATAGATGAGGTCAGGATTGATACCGGTTCGGTCGGGATCATGATCAAAGCCGACACTCTTGGATCTCTCGAGGCCCTTGTCCATGAGTTCCAGAAAGATGAGGTGCCTATCAGGAAAGCCGAGGTAGGAGATATCTCACACCGGGACGCAATTGAGGCTTCGACGGTTGAAGACCCGCTCTATTCGGTGATTATAGGTTTCAATGTCAAAGTTCACCCTGACGCCAGAGATTTCCTGCAGGAAAGCACTGTGAAGGTATTCACGAGTGACGTGATTTACCGTCTGGTTGAAGATTACCAGAAATATGTAAAAGAACAGCAGGAACAGGCTGAAAAGAAGATTTTCGAAACAATAATCCGTCCGGGAAAATTCAAAATCCTTCCTGGCTGCATATTCCGCCAGAGTAAACCTGCAGTTGTCGGCGTAAGAGTGCTTGGCGGAGTCGTGAGGACAAATGCCGATGTGATGCTTGAGAACGGAAACGTTGTAGGCAAGATCAAGGGCCTGCAGATCGAAGGAGATAATATTCCTTCTGCAGGAGTAGGCAAAGAGGTTGCAATGGCAATTGAAGGTGCAACCGTAGGCAGGCAGATCAAAGAGGAAGACGTGCTCTATATCAATGTGCCTGAGAGGCATGCTAAAGTTCTTGAGCACGAGATATATGATTCCCTTTCAACCGATGAAAAGGAAACTCTTGAGATCTTTCTTTCCCTGAAAAGAAAAGATAACCCTTTCTGGGCAAAATAA
- a CDS encoding M28 family metallopeptidase, translating to MGRKLTNIFITFLILVLLSGTILVRDYHLLSSDFYEINRTNNCPERLVYNIPYSGWHDSPDKTILLLSKLSEESLTGHTQLNDRENPIFPIKSILTLLGTRHYSASFPTALAFSDTILSSDSGIHYNNTSVPFDISQIRIENSTRVISSFGERKIGSKNAAAASLFIKNEMENAGLQVSLDNFSVRVRTRNFNYWNVSGTNIVGVKDGNVLKDEIILVTAHYDSIILVPPKSGLRGFFDSRIKRPYIWPVWSDTYVCESANGTGVDDNAGGVACMLELAKTLQNESFNRTIYFIAFSGEESNLLGSQAWVKAHPELKDNIVAVINVDCVGNEPLYVCYLPQYAWLKDIFENEAKNSGIRIQSALIERGDHEIFWENHIPAVVLCHHNYKSHDNFHELSDTVDNVDFSVIRNASALAARSVIYLADPDENQAPLVNVSNPKVSEASFELIYNVSDPESTVDVFFDNQSLGNLRSGRTFSLPEGGHTIKVLATDRYGNRGTESINVVNEEKQNRSSEPPHQEIESSVNEIKYVIGYPENPMDSNRTLYYYLDDFGPLDPENPFVLTPGSHNLKIWFENESGTLFMENKTPDFRKYSMERVQVDNPFMDRRNPLVFISGILAILAAFAFYGKRIKKRFSGPKVSEAEKKEGI from the coding sequence GTGGGAAGAAAATTAACAAACATATTTATTACTTTTTTAATTTTAGTTTTACTTTCGGGAACCATACTTGTCCGTGATTACCATTTACTTTCTTCTGATTTTTATGAAATTAATAGAACAAATAATTGTCCAGAAAGACTTGTATACAATATCCCGTACTCTGGCTGGCATGATAGTCCAGACAAAACAATTCTCCTGCTCTCAAAATTAAGTGAAGAATCTCTTACGGGCCATACTCAACTAAACGATAGAGAAAATCCCATCTTTCCAATAAAAAGTATCTTAACCCTGCTGGGCACCAGACATTACTCAGCATCTTTTCCTACAGCTCTTGCATTCTCGGATACGATACTCTCTTCCGATTCCGGCATACATTACAATAATACATCAGTTCCGTTTGACATTTCCCAAATAAGAATCGAAAACTCAACCCGGGTCATATCTTCTTTTGGGGAAAGAAAAATCGGAAGCAAAAACGCTGCCGCAGCTTCTCTATTCATAAAAAATGAGATGGAAAACGCAGGTCTGCAAGTCTCTCTTGATAATTTTTCCGTAAGGGTGCGTACAAGGAATTTCAATTACTGGAATGTGAGTGGTACAAACATTGTGGGAGTTAAAGATGGAAATGTCCTTAAGGATGAGATTATTCTTGTAACCGCACACTATGATTCAATAATACTTGTACCTCCTAAATCCGGCCTACGAGGTTTTTTTGATTCCAGGATCAAAAGGCCCTATATCTGGCCGGTCTGGTCCGATACTTACGTTTGCGAATCGGCTAACGGAACCGGAGTGGATGACAATGCAGGTGGAGTTGCCTGCATGCTTGAGCTTGCAAAAACATTGCAGAATGAGTCGTTTAACAGGACAATATATTTCATTGCTTTTTCCGGAGAAGAGTCTAATCTTCTTGGCAGCCAGGCATGGGTTAAAGCCCATCCTGAGCTGAAAGACAACATTGTTGCGGTTATTAACGTGGATTGCGTGGGAAACGAACCTCTTTACGTATGCTATCTCCCCCAATATGCCTGGCTTAAAGATATTTTTGAAAATGAAGCAAAAAATTCAGGGATCAGAATTCAATCTGCACTTATAGAAAGAGGAGATCATGAAATCTTTTGGGAAAACCATATTCCTGCAGTAGTCCTTTGCCACCACAATTACAAAAGTCATGATAATTTCCACGAGTTGAGTGATACGGTTGATAATGTCGATTTTTCGGTTATCAGGAATGCAAGTGCTCTGGCTGCTAGAAGCGTTATTTATCTGGCAGATCCAGATGAGAATCAGGCTCCTCTTGTTAATGTTTCCAATCCGAAAGTTTCAGAAGCCTCATTTGAACTCATCTATAACGTCTCTGACCCCGAGAGTACTGTGGATGTCTTTTTTGACAACCAGAGCCTGGGAAATCTCCGATCAGGCAGGACTTTTTCGCTTCCGGAAGGAGGACATACCATCAAGGTTCTGGCAACCGACCGTTATGGGAACAGAGGCACCGAGAGCATAAATGTAGTAAATGAGGAAAAGCAAAATAGAAGTTCTGAGCCCCCTCATCAGGAAATAGAGAGTTCTGTGAACGAGATAAAATATGTAATTGGTTATCCCGAAAATCCCATGGACTCAAACAGAACTCTTTATTACTATCTGGATGATTTTGGGCCTCTGGATCCCGAAAATCCTTTTGTTCTCACTCCCGGTAGTCACAATTTAAAAATATGGTTTGAAAATGAAAGTGGAACTCTGTTCATGGAGAATAAAACTCCAGATTTTAGAAAATATTCCATGGAACGAGTCCAGGTAGATAACCCATTCATGGATCGTAGAAATCCTCTTGTCTTCATCTCAGGTATACTTGCAATTTTGGCTGCTTTTGCTTTTTATGGGAAGCGGATAAAAAAGAGATTTTCGGGTCCAAAGGTCTCTGAAGCTGAAAAGAAAGAGGGTATATAA
- a CDS encoding ABC transporter ATP-binding protein: MAISTRNLYKKYGSRFVLENLSLNVEKGSIYGFLGQNGAGKTTTIKLLSGLSTPAQGQIFVEGMDLSSESGKIKQILGLVPQDSSFYDERTALSHMVYYGRLKGLSKKESLEQSRVLLDQVGLGNEMFKRVGYFSHGMKTRLGIAQALLNDPKILILDEPTNGLDPVGIRQIRQILRECNNEGITIFLSSHNLLEIQEICTHVGILNKGKLIAESTIEKIRHLESNGVITIGVYNLSAEMIYLIENMEFVVKTELKAEHILEIFVNSRKDVKPEINRLIVESGGQVFKLIENSLSLEDAFFDATGIKL; this comes from the coding sequence TTGGCTATTTCTACCAGAAACCTGTACAAAAAATACGGTTCTCGCTTTGTTCTGGAAAATCTTTCCTTGAATGTAGAAAAAGGGAGTATCTACGGTTTTTTGGGCCAGAATGGTGCCGGAAAAACGACTACAATAAAATTGCTGTCAGGACTTTCAACACCTGCGCAAGGACAGATTTTTGTTGAGGGTATGGATTTGTCTTCCGAATCAGGAAAGATTAAACAGATTCTGGGTCTGGTTCCCCAGGATTCCAGTTTTTACGACGAAAGGACAGCCTTAAGCCACATGGTCTATTACGGCAGATTAAAAGGTCTGAGTAAAAAAGAAAGCCTGGAGCAATCCAGGGTTTTATTGGACCAGGTTGGGCTTGGCAATGAAATGTTCAAAAGGGTGGGATATTTTTCCCATGGTATGAAAACAAGACTGGGAATTGCGCAGGCTCTTTTGAATGATCCAAAAATACTGATTCTTGACGAGCCTACAAATGGCCTTGACCCTGTTGGGATCCGGCAAATCCGGCAAATTCTTCGTGAGTGCAATAATGAAGGAATCACAATATTTCTTTCATCCCACAACCTGCTGGAAATACAGGAGATTTGTACCCATGTAGGAATTCTGAATAAAGGCAAACTTATAGCTGAAAGCACAATTGAAAAAATTCGTCACCTTGAGTCAAACGGGGTTATTACGATTGGGGTCTACAATCTCTCTGCTGAGATGATTTATTTAATCGAGAATATGGAGTTTGTCGTAAAAACCGAATTGAAAGCCGAACATATTCTTGAAATTTTCGTAAACTCCAGGAAAGACGTCAAACCGGAAATCAACAGGTTAATTGTTGAAAGTGGAGGCCAGGTTTTCAAACTTATAGAAAACTCTCTCTCATTGGAAGATGCATTTTTTGATGCTACCGGAATAAAACTTTAA
- a CDS encoding ArsR family transcriptional regulator, with translation MEHSIRLMFTSIKLEKKLIFCLLFFLLVTTARATEYTVSPFPSDKFGESIAGEDVQIVEDTVIPYWQFLIWLAAMQILSIIDVILYFTKFIFIILGFRAADHPSTVGTLKRKYIYAFIKACPGTCISEIASDMSLSRGSLRYHLEILEAENMIEAHNDCGKIRYFQNNSTYSEEEKLVISVLQNEMTRKIVLKILKEECNTNGDLARITGVSKSAITRYMKQLNESGLINENKLGKSTIYSINPVYRDAIEKMYLKFS, from the coding sequence GTGGAACACAGTATACGTTTAATGTTTACCAGCATTAAGCTTGAAAAAAAGCTTATCTTCTGTTTACTATTTTTTCTTTTAGTAACAACAGCCAGGGCTACAGAGTATACTGTAAGTCCTTTTCCGAGCGATAAATTTGGGGAGTCAATAGCTGGAGAAGATGTACAGATAGTAGAAGATACTGTAATACCTTACTGGCAGTTTCTAATCTGGCTAGCTGCGATGCAAATCTTATCAATAATAGACGTAATTCTATACTTTACAAAGTTCATTTTCATAATACTCGGATTTCGAGCTGCTGACCATCCAAGTACTGTTGGAACTCTAAAGAGAAAATACATATATGCTTTCATTAAAGCTTGCCCAGGGACGTGTATCAGCGAGATTGCAAGTGATATGAGCCTGAGCAGGGGATCTCTTCGATATCATCTCGAGATTCTAGAAGCAGAAAATATGATTGAAGCCCACAATGACTGCGGAAAGATCCGGTATTTCCAGAATAATTCTACATACAGTGAGGAAGAAAAACTGGTTATTTCAGTCCTTCAAAATGAGATGACCCGGAAAATAGTTCTGAAAATATTAAAGGAAGAATGCAACACCAATGGAGACCTTGCCCGAATAACAGGAGTTTCCAAAAGTGCAATTACCAGGTACATGAAGCAGTTGAATGAGTCAGGCCTGATTAACGAAAATAAGCTGGGAAAGAGTACAATATACAGTATAAATCCTGTTTATAGGGATGCAATTGAAAAAATGTATTTAAAATTCTCTTAA
- a CDS encoding ABC transporter permease has translation MNFSEIQIIGEDETFKGSKSKYVWLFGGIFVFLCFLAMHYSTYISFLFPISKGIPYSLISYMVVLSIGPFIILITSFDIVSSEIETGSARYIISKVHRSSFILGKFFFLFLVFISVSSGIALISLMYQYSEGNTFQLKNIVLFWILSSLYLGCFISIFLFISTLSVNNKVSFTMSAVFLGILIFFILQGHDNYLKYLTPFYYGAKNIDLMTGFPVGAGYLTVFESLFSMFLYMLVFLSMSLLAIKRRDL, from the coding sequence GCAAATATGTATGGCTCTTTGGTGGAATTTTTGTCTTTCTTTGTTTCCTAGCAATGCACTACAGTACGTATATATCCTTTTTATTTCCAATTTCCAAAGGCATTCCATATTCTTTAATTTCGTATATGGTGGTATTGTCTATCGGACCTTTTATTATTTTGATAACATCTTTTGATATCGTAAGCAGCGAAATCGAAACGGGATCGGCAAGATACATTATCTCCAAGGTTCATAGATCATCTTTCATTTTAGGAAAGTTTTTCTTTCTGTTTTTAGTATTTATCTCTGTTTCCTCTGGAATTGCACTTATAAGCTTGATGTATCAGTATTCTGAGGGTAATACCTTTCAGCTCAAAAATATCGTTTTGTTCTGGATTCTTTCAAGCCTTTATTTGGGCTGCTTCATAAGTATTTTTTTATTCATTTCAACGTTGTCTGTAAATAACAAAGTTTCATTTACAATGTCTGCGGTCTTTCTTGGAATTTTGATATTTTTCATTTTACAGGGACATGATAACTATCTAAAATATCTCACCCCCTTCTATTACGGTGCTAAAAATATAGATCTGATGACAGGTTTCCCGGTTGGGGCTGGATACCTCACGGTTTTTGAAAGCCTGTTTTCAATGTTCCTGTACATGCTGGTCTTTTTGTCTATGAGTTTGCTGGCTATTAAACGGAGGGATTTATAA
- a CDS encoding pre-peptidase C-terminal domain-containing protein, which yields MKICKMLILCFIIGLIAVPTVSAEKGYAENSKNKVVLDSADKDYIVSSWIENSSGTENLLSILLTQSISQGQTITNNVNVGSGVNYLEVDLNWGDTSDSLTLSVYTPSGSKLGTYSDNSDGSVNGRIRINIDPSQGYVQQGTWKFKVYGESISGTQSYTFNVYQH from the coding sequence ATGAAAATCTGTAAGATGTTGATTTTATGCTTTATTATAGGATTGATAGCAGTCCCTACGGTTTCTGCCGAAAAAGGATACGCAGAAAACTCGAAAAATAAAGTTGTTTTAGATTCCGCGGACAAAGATTATATTGTTAGCTCCTGGATAGAAAATTCTTCTGGTACAGAAAATCTCCTTTCTATATTGTTAACTCAGTCCATAAGTCAGGGGCAAACAATAACTAACAATGTAAATGTGGGATCAGGAGTGAATTATCTCGAAGTTGATTTAAACTGGGGAGATACAAGTGATTCCCTGACTCTTAGTGTTTATACACCCTCAGGAAGCAAACTCGGAACTTACAGCGATAACTCTGACGGAAGCGTAAATGGTAGGATACGCATCAATATAGATCCCTCCCAGGGATATGTGCAACAGGGAACCTGGAAGTTCAAGGTATACGGGGAGTCTATTAGTGGAACACAGAGCTATACATTTAATGTTTACCAGCACTAA
- a CDS encoding DUF5050 domain-containing protein: MPRILKINLLLILLILSISTGLAASPENLSVSVEKITSISQIVKPYFDNLVVSSGTNLKERPVIGGSWSPDGSRLEVGESINRQRGVTLHATYILNADGSGIRELASTPNNTNEGSLTLGMTSWSPDGNRIVIFSNIFNVRDFYIFADPDKTLIKTAGKCNYTTVDEIRKNILDIEWQNNLMWNPEGTKALALMDQDTIPLNYQLYLLDSNGLILQQLTDVSNNVGFALWSYDGKKIAYSATGQPENENGLWTVNENGTVRKRLNDNGILVAWSPDDSRIFYFDENSSLYSIKVDGTDRVQLSKEFSPSEDVFEFSQDGKKLIFSAINSDKVTIYIAESTGKNVKALQEFPGYIIFKPSWSPKGDKIAFTQDDDLYTINPDGSEKSLIASAITDYEWHPSGEFISFVSSGSVFAASPDGSTKIKLAEDGRFLEGWSPDGSRLLVSQYGFTGLFIIKLEGYEDPLSIDFLTPVEENCQLRIRCMSEPIADALLTLNGKEIGLTNSSGFLNYSCPDEGRYVINASKTGHRSASKVLVVQENSSASPVKSAVPEPSSDSGNKNLTRSETQIPGFRGITTFLILAFFVIRRSSL; encoded by the coding sequence ATGCCAAGAATACTGAAAATAAACTTGCTCTTAATATTACTAATCTTAAGCATATCTACAGGTCTTGCAGCTTCACCTGAAAATCTTAGTGTGAGCGTTGAAAAAATTACGTCCATATCACAAATAGTGAAACCCTATTTTGACAACCTTGTAGTATCCTCAGGAACCAATCTTAAAGAACGACCTGTAATTGGAGGTTCATGGAGTCCTGACGGCAGTAGACTAGAAGTAGGAGAATCAATCAACCGTCAGAGAGGAGTCACCCTTCATGCAACATATATATTGAATGCAGATGGAAGTGGAATTCGAGAACTCGCATCAACTCCAAACAATACGAATGAAGGATCCCTGACTCTGGGCATGACATCCTGGAGTCCAGATGGAAATCGAATCGTAATTTTTTCAAATATATTCAATGTAAGGGACTTCTATATATTTGCAGATCCAGATAAAACGCTAATCAAGACGGCAGGTAAATGTAATTATACAACAGTTGACGAAATCAGGAAAAATATTCTGGATATTGAATGGCAGAATAATTTGATGTGGAACCCAGAAGGCACAAAAGCTCTTGCATTGATGGATCAAGACACTATCCCTCTAAATTATCAATTATATTTACTTGACTCAAACGGCTTAATACTTCAACAGCTTACTGATGTGTCTAATAATGTAGGGTTTGCATTGTGGAGTTATGACGGCAAAAAAATAGCATATAGTGCTACTGGCCAGCCTGAAAATGAAAATGGACTATGGACAGTTAATGAAAATGGGACCGTCAGGAAGAGACTTAATGACAATGGAATTCTGGTTGCCTGGAGCCCTGATGACAGCAGAATATTCTATTTTGATGAAAACTCCAGTCTCTATTCAATTAAGGTTGATGGGACAGATAGAGTTCAGCTTTCAAAAGAATTTTCCCCAAGTGAAGATGTTTTCGAATTTAGTCAAGATGGAAAAAAACTGATTTTCAGTGCTATAAACTCTGACAAAGTAACTATATACATAGCTGAATCTACAGGAAAAAATGTAAAAGCTCTTCAAGAGTTTCCAGGGTATATTATCTTCAAACCTAGCTGGAGCCCGAAAGGAGATAAAATAGCTTTTACACAGGACGATGACCTTTATACAATAAATCCCGACGGAAGCGAAAAAAGTCTTATTGCATCCGCAATAACCGACTACGAATGGCATCCTTCGGGAGAATTTATCAGTTTTGTTTCATCAGGTTCTGTTTTTGCTGCAAGCCCGGATGGATCGACAAAAATAAAGCTTGCTGAAGACGGTAGGTTTCTTGAAGGCTGGAGTCCTGACGGCAGCAGACTGCTTGTATCTCAATATGGATTCACAGGGCTATTCATAATAAAACTCGAAGGATACGAAGACCCTCTCTCAATTGATTTCCTGACACCTGTAGAAGAAAATTGCCAGCTAAGAATTCGCTGCATGTCGGAACCGATTGCAGATGCGTTACTGACTCTTAATGGAAAAGAAATCGGTCTTACAAATAGTTCAGGCTTCCTGAACTACAGTTGTCCTGATGAAGGCAGATATGTGATAAATGCCAGCAAAACAGGACATAGGTCTGCAAGTAAAGTTCTTGTCGTGCAAGAGAATTCCTCAGCGTCTCCGGTTAAGTCAGCAGTTCCTGAACCATCATCTGATTCTGGAAACAAGAATCTCACCAGATCTGAAACCCAAATTCCAGGGTTCAGGGGAATTACCACATTTTTAATCCTGGCTTTTTTCGTTATCAGGAGGAGTTCTTTATGA